The genomic region TATCTCGCCCGTGCGCGCATCGGCCACAACAGCCGCCACCGTGCCTTGATAGGGGCTTGCGGCAATAAGGGTCTCAAGACCAGTGGCCCCTGCGGGGGTGGGCGCGGTCGGACGCGGCATCGGCACGAGGGAAGACAACGGGGCCTGCCCATAGGCCGCGCTTGCCGCAGTCGAGATACCACCCGCCAAAACCCCGCGCCGCGTGATCATCTGCCCACCTCGTTATCCCTTGCCAATCTTGCCGCACAGTAAGCCAAGCCCGAACGGGTTTCTCAAGACCATACACCCGCTGCGCGCAATTGCGATGAACTTTCACTGCGCAAAGGTAGGGTGAGATAAGTCCAAGCTGGGGCTTCGTACTCGGCCAAGTCATAGGCCAATTCAGGCGCCACCCGCGCGGCATCGTAGGCGCGCGCAGCTTTCGAGAAGCGGGCAGGCAACCCCGCTTGCGGGCGCGCAAAAACAGCAATCGGTAGGCTTGAGATGATCTCCTGCCAATCCTGCCACAGGTGAAACTGGGCCAAATTATCAGCCCCCATCATCCACACAAACCGCAGCTTTGGATAAAGCGCCTGCATTTGTCGCAATGTCTGCGCGGTAAACCTTGTGCCAAGCTGCGCCTCAATGCCCGTGACCCGCAGTTTCGGATGGCCCGCTTGCAAGGCCCGCGCGGCGTTGATCCGCGCATCAAGGGGCGCAGGCCCGCGAGATTTCAACGGATTACCTGGGCTGACCAACCACCAAACCTGATCCAACCGCAGCCGCTTGAGCGCCTCACGACTGATATGCAAATGCCCCGCATGTGGCGGATCAAACGAACCACCAAAGAGGCCAATGCGTGCAGCCTCAGGGGCAAAAGGCAAGGTGTGGCGAAACACAGGGTAAACTTCCACGACAAATCAGACGTTCACCTTCGCCTCTATCACGAAGCAAAGCCGCAAGGAAAGCAGGCGAACTGATTGCCGAAAGCAGCCATCCCCATTAGAAGAGGAAAAAATCCACTCTCAAAGGACAACGCACGCATGGCCTCCTATCAATATGTCTACCACATGGACGGTGTCTCTAAGACCTATCCTGGTGGCAAGAAATGCTTCGAGAATATCCGCCTCAGCTTCTTGCCCGGTGTGAAAATCGGTGTGGTCGGTGTCAACGGCGCAGGTAAATCCACATTGCTGCGGATTATGGCGGGCTGGGACAAGGACTTCTCTGGCGAGGCATGGGCCGCGCAAGGCGCAAAGGTGGGCTATCTGCCCCAAGAGCCGCAACTCGATGAAACCCTCACAGTGCGCGAAAACGTAATGTTGGGTGTGGCCGAGAAAAAAGCCAAGCTTGATCGCTTTAACGAATTGGCCATGAACTATTCGGATGAAACCGCCGATGAAATGGCAGCGTTGCAAGATGAGATTGACAGCAACAACCTGTGGGATCTCGACAGCCAGATAGATGTGGCCATGGAGGCCTTGCGCTGCCCGCCCGATGAGGCAATGCCAGAGCATCTTTCAGGCGGGGAACGCCGCCGCGTGGCGCTGTGCAAATTGCTGCTTGAAGCGCCTGATATGCTGCTGTTGGACGAACCGACCAACCACTTGGACGCGGAAACCATCGCTTGGTTGCAGCAGCATTTGATCGACTACAAAGGCACGATTTTGATCGTCACCCATGACCGTTACTTTTTGGACGACATCACGGGCTGGATTCTCGAACTCGACCGCGGCCGCGGCATTCCATACGAAGGCAATTACTCAAGCTGGTTGGAGCAAAAAGCCAAGCGCCTCGAGCAAGAAGCCCGCGAGGATAAATCACGCCAGAAAACCCTTGAGCGCGAATTGGAATGGATCAGACAGGGCGCAAAGGCGCGTCAGGCCAAGCAAAAGGCCCGTATCAACGCCTATGAAGAATTGGCGGGCCAATCAGAGCGCGATAAAATCAGCCGCGCGCAGATCGTCATCCCCAATGGCCCTCGCTTGGGTCAAAAGGTGATCGAAATCGAAAACCTGACCAAGGCCTATGGCGACAAGCTGCTCATTGAAGATCTCAGCTTTAGCTTGCCTCCTGGCGGGATCGTGGGCGTGATCGGGCCAAACGGCGCGGGTAAATCCACGCTGTTTCGAATGCTGACGGGCCAAGAAGGGCCTGACGCGGGCACGCTTGAATATGGCGATACGGTCAAGCTGTCCTATGTCGACCAATCCCGCGATGCACTGGATCCAGAAAAAACAGTTTGGGAGGAGGTTTCGGGCGGGGCCGAGATCATCGAACTGGGCGATGCCACGATGAACAGCCGCGCTTATTGCTCGGCCTTCAACTTCAAAGGCGGGGATCAGCAAAAGAAAGTGGGCCTTTTGTCAGGGGGCGAACGCAACCGCGTGCATATGGCCAAACTTTTGAAATCAGGCGGAAATGTTCTTTTGTTGGACGAACCGACCAACGATTTGGACGTGGAAACCTTGCGCGCGCTCGAAGATGCGCTGACCGATTTCGCAGGCTGCGCCGTGGTGATCAGCCACGACCGCTTCTTCCTTGACCGCATCTGCACCCATATCCTCGCCTTTGAGGGCGAGGCCCATGTGGAATGGTTCGAAGGCGCCTTCTCCGATTACGAAGAAGACAAAAAACGCCGCCTCGGGCCAGATGCGCTTGAGCCGAAACGGGTGAAATACAAGAAATTCGCGCGGTGAGATAAAAAAGTCGCCCCATTCGGGGCGGCTTTCTCTCGGATAAATTCTGGCGCTGAACCCGAAGGCTGCATCCATTTTGAACTCCGTGAGCGCAGACCCCAAACTCGCCAATCTTAAGAAACACGATATGAGTTCCTAGATTTCCCAAACCTGAGCTCTGGTTTACTCCCCCAATTCCTTTATCTTATCGGCAACTGGTTCAGGGAGCACCGCCCATGCCCAAGATGAAGTTGACCCTTGCAAGTCTGTTCCTTGGCCTATGCCTCGGCCTCCCCGCCCATGCGCAAGATGCGGATGAACAGCAATTCGTCATGGCGCTGATGCACTCCATGAACCGCCATTCCATCACCTATAACCGCGAGGTCTGTGGCTATGTCCTGCGCGATCAAGCGGGGCGCTTGTCCAGTTCGAAATCCAGTTGGGGCGGGCGCGACAGTTGCGCGATGATGGATGCGCCTGCGGGCATGCGGATTATATCCTCTTGGCACACCCATGCGGCTTTTGATCCGCGCTATGACAATGAGGTGCCCTCCACGATTGATGTTGAGGGCGATATGAGCCGTGGCACGAATGGATGGGTCGCCACCCCTGCGGGGCGGTTATGGTTCATTGATGGCGAGACGGGCGTGATGCGTCAGGTCTGCGGCGAGAATTGTCTGCCCGCAGACCCAAATGTTGTCTCAGACCCACATCCCGAAGCGGCCAAAACCTATACGCTCGATCAGCTGTATCGCCGCTTCGGGGGTTAGGGCCTATTCGGCTGCGTCCAGATAATCTGTAACGGGCGGGCAGGTGCAAATCAGATGCCTGTCGCCATAGACATTGTCCACGCGGTTCACGGGCGGCCAATATTTATCAACGCGGAAGGCCCCCGCAGGGAAGCAGCCGACCTCGCGGCTATAGGCGCGCTCCCATGGGCCAACCAAGTCTTCGACCGTGTGAGGCGCATGGCGCAAGGGGCTGTCTTCGGCGGCGATTTTGCCCGCCTCGACATCGGCAATCTCGGCCCGAATGGCGAGCATTGCATCACAGAAGCGGTCAATCTCCGCCTTGGTTTCGCTTTCGGTTGGTTCGACCATCAATGTGCCTGCCACAGGCCAACTCATCGTGGGCGCGTGGAACCCGTTATCCATCAGACGCTTGGCGATATCATCAACTGTCACCCCCGCCTCGGCAAAGGGACGACAATCAAGGATGCATTCATGCGCGATATGCCCGCCCTGCCCCGTGAACAGGATCGGATAGGCATCCGATAGGCGCTTGGCGATGTAATTGGCATTGAGGATTGCGATTTTGGTGGCCTGTGTCAGACCTGCCCCGCCCATCAATTTGATATAGGCATAAGAAATCGGCAAGATCGAAGCCGAACCATAGGGCGCGCCCGACACGGGCCCTTGGTCGCTGTCCAATTCTGGATGTCCCGGCAGATAGGGGGCAAGATGCGCCTTCACGCCAATCGGCCCCATCCCTGGCCCGCCACCACCATGCGGGATGCAGAAGGTTTTGTGCAAATTCAGGTGGCTCACATCTGCCCCGATCTCACCGGGTTTGGACAGGCCCACCATGGCGTTGAGGTTCGCACCATCCAAATAGACTTGCCCCCCATGGGCATGGGTGATCTCACAAATCTCGCGCACCGTGCCTTCAAACACGCCATGGGTGGACGGATAGGTTATCATGCAAGCAGCCAGACGATCACCCGCCGCCTCGGCCTTGGCACGGAAATCTTCAAGATCAACATCGCCGTTTTCCGCAGATTTGACTACAACCACATCCATTCCCGCCATCTGTGCAGAGGCAGGGTTGGTGCCATGCGCGGAAACAGGGATCAAACAGATCTTGCGGTGATGATCGCCGCGCGCCTGATGATAAGCGGCAATGGTCAAAAGGCCTGCATATTCACCTTGCGCACCCGAATTGGGCTGCATCGACATCGCATCATAGCCTGTGATCTCGCACAGATAATCCGACAGGGCCGCCAGCATTTGCGCATAGCCCTCGGCCTGATCTTTTGGCGCAAAAGGGTGCAGCCCACCAAATTCGGGCCATGTGATTGGCATCATCTCGACCGCGGCGTTCAGCTTCATCGTGCAAGAGCCAAGCGGGATCATGGCACGATCCAGCGCCAAGTCACGATCCGACAGGCGGCGCATATACCGCATCATCTCGGATTCCGCGCGGTTCATGTGGAAAATCGGATGGGTGAGATACTCAGTTTCCCGCAAGAGCGCGTCAGGGATAGATGGCGCTTCAACCGCATCCAAAAGCGGTGTGCCGAACGCCTCACAGACCGCGGCCAAATGGGCTTCGGTTGTTACCTCATCCACGGAAATGCCAATCCGATCTTGGCCAACATCACGTAGGTTGATCCCCCGCGCCACAGCCGCCGCCATGATCCGCGATTGTTTGGCCCCGACCTTGACTGTGATCGTGTCAAAATAGCTTTGCGTCAGCGGCGCAAAGCCGCCCGCCTCGAGACTTTTGGCGAGACGCGCTGCGTGCAAATGCACCCGCTGCGCAATCGCGCGCAATCCGCGTGGGCCGTGAAACACCGCATAAAGCGAGGCCATGACGGCCAAAAGCGCCTGCGCGGTGCAGACATTCGAGGTGGCTTTCTCGCGGCGAATATGCTGCTCGCGCGTCTGCAAGGAGAGGCGATAGGCACGGCGCCCCTGCGCGTCAACCGATACGCCAACAAGCCGACCTGGGATGGCCCGCTTATAGGCCTCGCGACAGGAAAGAAATGCTGCGTGCGGGCCACCATATCCCAGCGGAACACCAAAGCGTTGCGCTGAGCCCACCGCAATATCTGCGCCAATCGCCCCAGGCTCGCGCAGAACTGTAAGGGCCAGCAAATCCGTGCAAACAATCGCCACGGCATTTGCAGCATGCAGGGCCGTAACTTGCGCAGATGGATCATAGAGATCACCGAATGTGCCAGGATATTGGAAAATCGCACCAAAGACCGTGCTTGCGTCCATATCCTTCGGATCGCCCACAATCACCTCAATCCCCAAAGGTTCTGCGCGGCGCTGCATGACGGCAATATTTTGCGGATGGCAATTTTGGTCGATGAAGAAACCACGCGCCTTTGATTTTGCAACGCGCTCGGCCATCACCATCGCTTCGGCGCAGGCGGTGGCCTCATCAAGAAGCGAAGCATTGGCAATCTCAAGCCCCGTTAAGTCAGCAACCATCGTCTGAAAATTGAGCAGGGCCTCAAGGCGGCCTTGGCTGATCTCGGGTTGATAGGGGGTATAGGCCGTATACCAAGCAGGGTTTTCCAAGACATTGCGTTGGATCGCAGGCGGGGTATGGGTGTTGTAATACCCCTGCCCAATCATCGAAACCATGACCTTATTTTTGGCTGCAATCTCGCGCATATGCGCCAGCAATTCCGCCTCAGACATTGCCGCCCATTCAAGTGGCTTGGTCTGACGAATATCCTTCGGCAATGTTTCATCAATCAGCGCATCCAAATCTGGTGCACCGATCACCTCTAACATCTCTGCCATTTCGGCGGGGGAAGGCCCGATATGGCGGCGATTGCCAAAATCGGTCGGATCATAAGTTTCACGCATCCATTTTGTCATGTGTCACACCTGCTCGGGGGGCTTATTCGCCAATGAAATCTTTGTATTCATCCTCGGTCATGTAGGCATCGACCGCAGAGAGATCGTCTACCTTCATCTTAAAGAACCACGCCTCACCGGTGGGATCGTCATTGACCAAAGAGGGGTTATCAACCAAGACGTCATTAACCTCGACAATCTCACCATCCAGCGGGGCCAAGATGTCAGAGGCCGCTTTGACAGATTCAATAACCACCACCTCATCACCCTTCGCGGCTGCAGTCTCAAGCTCTGGCAATTCTACGAAAACCACATCACCCAATTGAGTGGCCGCGTGTTCGGTGATGCCGACCACAACCAGATCACCATCAACCAACAACCATTCATGTTCTTCTGTGAAACGCATTTGGATGTCTCCCTGTCTTATCGTTTGTAGGATGTTTTGAAGAATGGCAGATCAACCTGCCGCATAGGATGTCGTTTGCCGCGCAACTCGCCCCAGATTGGCGCATCTGCATCCGTGTCAGATTGCACCAGCGCCATCGCAATAGGGTGACCTAGGCTTGGGCTAAACCCGCCCGAAGTGATCTCGCCGATTTGTGTTTGGCTTGTCTCTGACAAAAACAGGGGCACGCCGCCGCGCATCGGCGCGCGCCCCTCTGGCACAAGACCGATCCGTTTGCGCGCAGCTTCGCCCGCAAGATGAGAGGCAATGACCCCAACACCCAAATACCCGCCTGCCTTGGCCCCATCGGGGCGGCGTGATTTGGAAATACCCCAAGAGAGGCCAGCCTCAACAGGGGAAATGGTTTCGGAAAGATCGTTGCCATATAGGGGCAGGCCCGCCTCCATCCGTAGACTGTCACGCGCCCCTAAACCAATGGGCGCGACCTCATCCATCGCCAATAATGCGCGGGCGAAGGCATCGCAGACGGCCACAGGCACGGAAATCTCAAACCCATCCTCGCCCGTATAGCCAGAACGGCTCAACCACAGATCCGAACCCTGCCATGTCAATCTGCGCACATCCATAAAGCGCAGTGTCGCCACATCAGGCAGCAGACGCGCAAGCGCGCTTTCGGCCTGTGGCCCCTGCAAAGCCAAAAGGGCACGGTCATTGATGACCTCAAAACCCGCTAAATGTTTCTCAAACAGTGCCAAATCTTCGGCGCGGCGCGCGGCATTGATCACGATAACGAAACAATCTGCGTAGCGCGCGATCATGAAATCATCGACCAAACCGCCCGCCTCATTGGTAAGGAAACCATAGCGCTGGCGGCCTTCTGCGAGGCCTTCAACCTCGATGGGCGCGATCCGCTCAAGTGCCGAAGCTTGATCTAAAGGCAGCCGCACCTGCCCCATATGCGAGACATCAAACAGTCCCGCCTTTTCGCGCGTCCAAAGATGTTCGGCCATCACGCCCGCTGCGTATTGCACGGGCATAGAGTAGCCCGCAAAAGGCACGAATTTTCCGCCTAGCTCTGCGTGAAGCCCATTAAGTGGCAGCTCCAAAAGCCCCGTGGTCATCAACCCTCCAACACCCCGAGATATACCCGGAATCGGTTACGCCGAAAAATCGGCTGTCGATGCCCCCTCTGTCCTTTCGCCTGAGATCGTTATCCCTTCGGCGGATGCGCAATACCGCATCACTCTCCAGAGTTTTCTCACATACAGGTTCTTTTGCCTGAGAGTTTACCGGGGCGGTTGCTCCTTCGGCCTTGTGCAAACGGCACAATGTCTCCCTGCATGTAGTGTTATCATAAGTAATGACGCGCAGAGCATCAAGAACAATCGCACCATTTACGACTATTGCGCCGCAAAAAACGGCAGAACCTTCGCAGAAGCAATTAAAATTGCCCGATTTGGATTTTCT from Rhodobacterales bacterium HKCCA1288 harbors:
- a CDS encoding nicotinate-nucleotide adenylyltransferase, encoding MFRHTLPFAPEAARIGLFGGSFDPPHAGHLHISREALKRLRLDQVWWLVSPGNPLKSRGPAPLDARINAARALQAGHPKLRVTGIEAQLGTRFTAQTLRQMQALYPKLRFVWMMGADNLAQFHLWQDWQEIISSLPIAVFARPQAGLPARFSKAARAYDAARVAPELAYDLAEYEAPAWTYLTLPLRSESSSQLRAAGVWS
- the gcvP gene encoding aminomethyl-transferring glycine dehydrogenase, which gives rise to MTKWMRETYDPTDFGNRRHIGPSPAEMAEMLEVIGAPDLDALIDETLPKDIRQTKPLEWAAMSEAELLAHMREIAAKNKVMVSMIGQGYYNTHTPPAIQRNVLENPAWYTAYTPYQPEISQGRLEALLNFQTMVADLTGLEIANASLLDEATACAEAMVMAERVAKSKARGFFIDQNCHPQNIAVMQRRAEPLGIEVIVGDPKDMDASTVFGAIFQYPGTFGDLYDPSAQVTALHAANAVAIVCTDLLALTVLREPGAIGADIAVGSAQRFGVPLGYGGPHAAFLSCREAYKRAIPGRLVGVSVDAQGRRAYRLSLQTREQHIRREKATSNVCTAQALLAVMASLYAVFHGPRGLRAIAQRVHLHAARLAKSLEAGGFAPLTQSYFDTITVKVGAKQSRIMAAAVARGINLRDVGQDRIGISVDEVTTEAHLAAVCEAFGTPLLDAVEAPSIPDALLRETEYLTHPIFHMNRAESEMMRYMRRLSDRDLALDRAMIPLGSCTMKLNAAVEMMPITWPEFGGLHPFAPKDQAEGYAQMLAALSDYLCEITGYDAMSMQPNSGAQGEYAGLLTIAAYHQARGDHHRKICLIPVSAHGTNPASAQMAGMDVVVVKSAENGDVDLEDFRAKAEAAGDRLAACMITYPSTHGVFEGTVREICEITHAHGGQVYLDGANLNAMVGLSKPGEIGADVSHLNLHKTFCIPHGGGGPGMGPIGVKAHLAPYLPGHPELDSDQGPVSGAPYGSASILPISYAYIKLMGGAGLTQATKIAILNANYIAKRLSDAYPILFTGQGGHIAHECILDCRPFAEAGVTVDDIAKRLMDNGFHAPTMSWPVAGTLMVEPTESETKAEIDRFCDAMLAIRAEIADVEAGKIAAEDSPLRHAPHTVEDLVGPWERAYSREVGCFPAGAFRVDKYWPPVNRVDNVYGDRHLICTCPPVTDYLDAAE
- the ettA gene encoding energy-dependent translational throttle protein EttA: MASYQYVYHMDGVSKTYPGGKKCFENIRLSFLPGVKIGVVGVNGAGKSTLLRIMAGWDKDFSGEAWAAQGAKVGYLPQEPQLDETLTVRENVMLGVAEKKAKLDRFNELAMNYSDETADEMAALQDEIDSNNLWDLDSQIDVAMEALRCPPDEAMPEHLSGGERRRVALCKLLLEAPDMLLLDEPTNHLDAETIAWLQQHLIDYKGTILIVTHDRYFLDDITGWILELDRGRGIPYEGNYSSWLEQKAKRLEQEAREDKSRQKTLERELEWIRQGAKARQAKQKARINAYEELAGQSERDKISRAQIVIPNGPRLGQKVIEIENLTKAYGDKLLIEDLSFSLPPGGIVGVIGPNGAGKSTLFRMLTGQEGPDAGTLEYGDTVKLSYVDQSRDALDPEKTVWEEVSGGAEIIELGDATMNSRAYCSAFNFKGGDQQKKVGLLSGGERNRVHMAKLLKSGGNVLLLDEPTNDLDVETLRALEDALTDFAGCAVVISHDRFFLDRICTHILAFEGEAHVEWFEGAFSDYEEDKKRRLGPDALEPKRVKYKKFAR
- a CDS encoding DUF4329 domain-containing protein is translated as MPKMKLTLASLFLGLCLGLPAHAQDADEQQFVMALMHSMNRHSITYNREVCGYVLRDQAGRLSSSKSSWGGRDSCAMMDAPAGMRIISSWHTHAAFDPRYDNEVPSTIDVEGDMSRGTNGWVATPAGRLWFIDGETGVMRQVCGENCLPADPNVVSDPHPEAAKTYTLDQLYRRFGG
- the gcvH gene encoding glycine cleavage system protein GcvH, translating into MRFTEEHEWLLVDGDLVVVGITEHAATQLGDVVFVELPELETAAAKGDEVVVIESVKAASDILAPLDGEIVEVNDVLVDNPSLVNDDPTGEAWFFKMKVDDLSAVDAYMTEDEYKDFIGE
- the gcvT gene encoding glycine cleavage system aminomethyltransferase GcvT translates to MTTGLLELPLNGLHAELGGKFVPFAGYSMPVQYAAGVMAEHLWTREKAGLFDVSHMGQVRLPLDQASALERIAPIEVEGLAEGRQRYGFLTNEAGGLVDDFMIARYADCFVIVINAARRAEDLALFEKHLAGFEVINDRALLALQGPQAESALARLLPDVATLRFMDVRRLTWQGSDLWLSRSGYTGEDGFEISVPVAVCDAFARALLAMDEVAPIGLGARDSLRMEAGLPLYGNDLSETISPVEAGLSWGISKSRRPDGAKAGGYLGVGVIASHLAGEAARKRIGLVPEGRAPMRGGVPLFLSETSQTQIGEITSGGFSPSLGHPIAMALVQSDTDADAPIWGELRGKRHPMRQVDLPFFKTSYKR